A genome region from Falco biarmicus isolate bFalBia1 chromosome 11, bFalBia1.pri, whole genome shotgun sequence includes the following:
- the B3GALT2 gene encoding beta-1,3-galactosyltransferase 2, with the protein MLQWRRRHCCFAKMTWNTKRSLFRTHLIGLISLVFLFAMFLFFNHHDWLPGRAGYKENPMAYTIRGFRSTKSEANHSSLRSVWKDAVPQTLRPQTVTNSNNTDLSPQGVTGLENTLSANGSIYNEKGTGHPTSYHFKYILNEPEKCQEKSPFLILLIAAEPGQVEARQAIRQTWGNESLTPGIRIVRIFLLGLSIKINGYLQRTIVEESRQYHDIIQQEYLDTYYNLTIKTLMGMNWVASYCPHVPYVMKTDSDMFVNTEYLIHKLLKPDLPPRHKYFTGYLMRGYAPNRNKDSKWYMPPDLYPSERYPVFCSGTGYVFSGDLAEKIFKVSLSIRRLHLEDVYVGICLAKLRIDPMPPPNEFVFNHWRVSYSSCKYSHLITSHQFQPSELIKYWNHLQQNKHNACANAAKEKAGRYRHRKLH; encoded by the coding sequence ATGCTTCAGTGGAGAAGACGACACTGCTGCTTCGCAAAGATGACCTGGAATACCAAAAGGTCTCTGTTCCGCACCCATCTCATTGGCCTGATCtcacttgtctttcttttcgctatgtttctgttctttaatcATCATGActggctgccaggcagggctggataCAAAGAAAATCCCATGGCTTACACTATACGAGGATTTAGATCTACAAAAAGCGAGGCAAACCACAGCTCTCTGAGGAGCGTGTGGAAAGACGCCGTACCTCAGACGCTCAGGCCCCAGACAGTCACCAACTCCAACAACACCGACCTGTCACCACAAGGAGTAACTGGTTTGGAGAACACCCTCAGTGCCAACGGAAGCATTTACAACGAAAAAGGCACCGGGCACCCCACATCGTATCATTTCAAATACATCCTCAACGAGCCTGAGAAGTGCCAGGAGAAGAGCCCTTTTCTAATACTGCTCATCGCTGCAGAGCCAGGCCAGGTGGAAGCCAGACAAGCTATCCGACAGACTTGGGGTAACGAAAGCCTGACGCCTGGCATCCGAATTGTTCGTATTTTTTTGCTGGGATTAAGCATCAAGATAAATGGATACCTCCAGCGGACCATAGTAGAGGAAAGCAGACAGTACCATGACATCATTCAACAAGAATACTTGGACACCTACTATAATTTAACCATTAAAACTCTGATGGGAATGAACTGGGTTGCATCTTACTGTCCACATGTTCCATATGTCATGAAAACTGACAGCGATATGTTTGTCAATACTGAGTATTTAATACACAAGCTTCTGAAACCAGACCTTCCTCCAAGGCACAAGTATTTTACAGGTTATCTAATGAGAGGTTATGCACCTAATAGGAACAAGGATAGTAAGTGGTATATGCCACCTGATTTGTATCCAAGTGAACGTTACCCTGTATTCTGCTCTGGAACTGGTTACGTTTTTTCCGGAGatttagcagaaaaaatatttaaagtctCCTTAAGCATCAGACGGTTACACTTAGAAGATGTGTATGTGGGGATCTGTCTTGCCAAGCTGCGAATTGACCCTATGCCTCCACCCAATGAGTTTGTCTTCAATCACTGGCGAGTTTCTTACTCCAGCTGTAAATATAGCCACCTAATTACCTCCCATCAGTTCCAACCTAGTGAACTGATCAAATACTGGAACCACTTACAACAAAATAAGCACAATGCCTGTGCcaatgcagcaaaagaaaaagcaggcagGTATCGCCATCGTAAACTGCACTAG